DNA from Desulfarculus baarsii DSM 2075:
TCCGGCGTGGCCGGCATGACTATATGTTATCGTAGTGCTTTCTTGGGTCGACGCATGATTTTTCAGCGGGAGAAGAACGTGGACAGCGGAAGAATGCGGGGCAAGGCAGGGGTGATTACCGGCGCGGCCAGCGGCATCGGCCGGGCGGCGGCGGTGCTTTTTGCCCAAAACGGGGCCAAGCTGGCCCTGGCCGACATGAACCAGGCCGAGCTGGAGCAAACCACGCGGCTGGTCGAGGAGGCCGGCGGCGAAGTGTTTTGCCAGGTGGTGGACGTGGCCGAGGAAGAGCAGGTGCGAGCCCTGATCGACGAGGCGGCCAAGCGTTTCGGCCAGCTGGATTTCATCTGCAATAACGCCGGGATCACCGGCAAGATGGCCACCCTGGAGACCGAAGACCCGGCCGACTGGCTGCGCGTCTACGCGGTCAACGTGCTGGGGGCGATGTTTGGCTGCAAGCACGCCGCGCCGCACCTGATCGCCCGGGGCGGCGGGGCCATCGTCAACACCTCGTCGGTGGCCGGCGTGCGGGCCGGGGCTGGCGGCAACGCCTACAGCGCCAGCAAGGCCGCCCTGATCAACTTTACGCGCACCGCCGCCTGCGATCTGGGCCAGTTCAACGTGCGGGTCAACGCCGTCTGCCCGGGCCTGATCGAAACCGGCATGACCAAGCCCGTCTTCGACTACGCCCGCCAGGCCGGCAAGGAGGCCAAACTGGGCAGCCGCTGCGAGTTGCGGCGCTATGGCCGGCCCGAGGAAATCGCCACGGCCATGCTCTTTTTGGCCAGCGACGAATCCAGCTACATCACCGGCCAGGCCCTGCCCGTCGACGGCGGCAACACCTGCTCGCTCAACCTGCCGGGCATGAAATATTAGTCATAAGGAGAGGTTGAACCATGGCCTACGAATTTGAAAAAATCAAAGCGACCCAGGACGGCGCGGTGCTGGTGGCCACCATCGACAGCCCGCCGGCCAACGCCCTGGGCCAGGGCGTGCTGCGCGACCTGAGCGCCCTGCTGGACCAGGCCCAGGCCGACGAGGCCGTGCGGGTGATCGTACTCTGCGGCCAGGGGCCCAAGCTCTTTTCGGCCGGGGCCGACATCAGCGAGTTCGCCGGGCTGCAAGCGGGCGTCGTGCCCAAATACAACGGCAATGAGATATTTTCGCGCATCGAGACATTTCCCAAGGTGGTCATCGCCGCCATGCAGGGCGCGGCCTTTGGCGGCGGCCTGGAGCTGTGCCTGTGCTGCCACCTGCGCGTGATGAGCGAAAAGGCCATCTGCGGCCTGCCCGAGGTCAAGCTGGGCTTCATGCCCGGCTGGGGCGGCACCCAGCGCCTGCCCCGGCTCATCGGCAAGACCAAGGCCATGGAGCTGATCCTCACCGGCGACTTCATCAGCGCCAACCAGGCCCTGGCCCTGGGTCTGGTGTGCGCCCTGGCCCCGGCCGAGGAGACCGTGGCCCACGCGGTCAAGCTGGCCCAAAAGCTGGCCGCCGGCGCGCCCCTGGCCCAGCGCGAGATCATCAAGGCCATCCACAACGGCTTGCAAACCACCGTGGCCGACGGCGTGAAAAACGTCGAGGGCGCCGGCGTGGCCACTCTTTTGGGCAGCCAGGACTTCAAGGAAGGGGCCAAGGCGTTTTTGGAAAAACGCAAGGCCCAGTTCGTGGGCCGCTAGGGTCCGAGGGAGAACGCCATGTCCGTGCAAGCGGCGCTGAAGGCCCAGCAGGCCAAACTGGGCCAGGTGACCCACGTGGGCCCCTGGCTGGAGATCACCCAAGAGCGCATCGACAAGTTCGCCGAGGCCACCGGCGATTATCAATGGATTCACGTCGACCCGGAGCGGGCCCGGCGCGAATCGCCCATGGGCGCCACCATCGCCCACGGTTTTCTGACCCTGTCGCTGATCCCCTTTCTCACCGGCCTGGGCGAGGGCCGCGCCGCCGACTGCGAGGGCATGAAAATGGCCCTCAACTACGGCCTCAACCGCGTGCGCTTTGTCAGCCCCGTGCCGGTGGGCTCGCGCCTGCGGGCGACGACCAAATTGATCGGCGTCGAGGAGGTGGCCGGCGGCTTGCAGATCACCAACGAAGTGACCATCGAGATCGACGGCGGCAAAAAACCGGCCTGCGTGGCCGAGAGCCTGTCGCGGATCTATTTCTGATTGTCAGGCGATGAAACGACGCCCGTCCGGCGGCCCGAAGCGCGGGCCGTCGGGCGGCGCATGGTGGGTTCCAAGGCTTTTCGATAGCGGGGGAGACGATCATGGGCGGACCACTGGACGGACTGCGGATTCTCGATTTCAGTTCGTTGTTGCCGGGGCCCTACGCCTCGATGTTTCTGGCCGACATGGGGGCTGGCGTGCTGCGGGTGGTCTCCAAGACGCGGCCCGACATGGCCGACATGGTGCCGCCGCTGCTGCCGGGGAGCAACATCTCGGCCTCGGCGGCCTTTCTGGGCCGGGGCAAGCGGGCCATCAGCCTGAACCTGAAGCATCCACGGGCGTTGGCGGTGGTCCAGCGCCTGATCGAGCGTTACGACATAATTTTGGAGCAGTTCCGGCCTGGGGTGATGGACAAGCTGGGCCTGGGCTACCAGGCGCTCTGCCGCTTGCAGCCGCGCCTGATCTATTGCTCGTTGACCGGCTATGGCCAGACCGGGCCGTTGAAAGACCGGGCCGGCCACGACGTCAACTATCTGGCCCGCTCGGGGCTGTTGTCCTACTCGGGCCGGCGCGACGGCGGCCCCACGCTGATGGGCATGCAGATCGCCGACGTGGCCGCCGGCTCGATGAACGCGGTGGTGGGCATCCTGGCGGCGGTGATCGCCCGGCAGGCAAGCGGCCAAGGCCAGCACGTGGACGTCTCGATGACCGACGGGGCCATGGCCTTCAACGCCATGGCCGCGGCCGGGGCCCTGGCCGCCGACGCCGAGCCCGGCCGCGAGGGCACGATGCTAAACGGCGGCTCGCTCTACGATATCTATGAAACCAGCGACGGTGGGCACCTCAGCGTGGGTTCGCTGGAGCCCAAGTTTTTCGAGGCCCTGTGCCTGGCCATCGACCGGCCCGATTGCGTGGCCGGCTGGGTGGCGCCGCCCGATCTGCCCCGGGTCAAGGAGCAAATCCGCCAAATCTTCAAGGGCAAGACCATGGCCCAATGGGTGGAGATTTTTGAAAAAGTCGACGCCTGCGTGGAGCCGGTGCTGGGCCTGCGCGAGGCCTTTGACCAGCCCCTGGCCCAGGCCCGGCAGTGGGTGGTGGAGGTTCCGGCCCCCGATGGCCGCACGCTGCGCCAGCCCGGCCCGCCGATAAAATTCTCGGCCACGCCGGCGCGGCCCGGCCAGGCCTGGCTGGGCGGCCCGACGGACAACGCCGCCGTGTTGGCCCAGGCCGGCTTCGCGCCCGAGGAGATCGCCGAGTTGAGCGCCGAGCCGGGCCTGTTCGAGTAAGAAGGCCGGGCCGCGCAAACAAGCCCCGCGCCCCTGGCCAAAACGGGCCGGCCGTGGCATAGTTTGGGCGTACCTCAAATTAGGATCAGCGCCCATGAAAAAGCTCATTATCGCCTTCGTGGCCCTGGCGGCGCTATGCTGCCCGTCGGCCTGGGCCGCCGATGATCAGGCCATCCAACAGCGCCTGAGCCAGCGTTATGGCCAGGTGAATGGACTGGCGGCCGACTTCACGCGTGAAAGCCAATACGTGGCCGCCGCCGGCCAGGCCGCGCGCAAGGTGCGCAGCGTCGGCCAACTGGTCTGGGTGCGACCGCTGAATCTGCGCCTGACCGAGAGCGTGCCCAAGCCCCAGGAGGTCGTCTCCGACGGCCGGACGAT
Protein-coding regions in this window:
- a CDS encoding enoyl-CoA hydratase-related protein, whose product is MAYEFEKIKATQDGAVLVATIDSPPANALGQGVLRDLSALLDQAQADEAVRVIVLCGQGPKLFSAGADISEFAGLQAGVVPKYNGNEIFSRIETFPKVVIAAMQGAAFGGGLELCLCCHLRVMSEKAICGLPEVKLGFMPGWGGTQRLPRLIGKTKAMELILTGDFISANQALALGLVCALAPAEETVAHAVKLAQKLAAGAPLAQREIIKAIHNGLQTTVADGVKNVEGAGVATLLGSQDFKEGAKAFLEKRKAQFVGR
- a CDS encoding MaoC family dehydratase; translated protein: MSVQAALKAQQAKLGQVTHVGPWLEITQERIDKFAEATGDYQWIHVDPERARRESPMGATIAHGFLTLSLIPFLTGLGEGRAADCEGMKMALNYGLNRVRFVSPVPVGSRLRATTKLIGVEEVAGGLQITNEVTIEIDGGKKPACVAESLSRIYF
- a CDS encoding CaiB/BaiF CoA transferase family protein; amino-acid sequence: MGGPLDGLRILDFSSLLPGPYASMFLADMGAGVLRVVSKTRPDMADMVPPLLPGSNISASAAFLGRGKRAISLNLKHPRALAVVQRLIERYDIILEQFRPGVMDKLGLGYQALCRLQPRLIYCSLTGYGQTGPLKDRAGHDVNYLARSGLLSYSGRRDGGPTLMGMQIADVAAGSMNAVVGILAAVIARQASGQGQHVDVSMTDGAMAFNAMAAAGALAADAEPGREGTMLNGGSLYDIYETSDGGHLSVGSLEPKFFEALCLAIDRPDCVAGWVAPPDLPRVKEQIRQIFKGKTMAQWVEIFEKVDACVEPVLGLREAFDQPLAQARQWVVEVPAPDGRTLRQPGPPIKFSATPARPGQAWLGGPTDNAAVLAQAGFAPEEIAELSAEPGLFE
- a CDS encoding SDR family NAD(P)-dependent oxidoreductase; translation: MRGKAGVITGAASGIGRAAAVLFAQNGAKLALADMNQAELEQTTRLVEEAGGEVFCQVVDVAEEEQVRALIDEAAKRFGQLDFICNNAGITGKMATLETEDPADWLRVYAVNVLGAMFGCKHAAPHLIARGGGAIVNTSSVAGVRAGAGGNAYSASKAALINFTRTAACDLGQFNVRVNAVCPGLIETGMTKPVFDYARQAGKEAKLGSRCELRRYGRPEEIATAMLFLASDESSYITGQALPVDGGNTCSLNLPGMKY